One Penaeus vannamei isolate JL-2024 chromosome 27, ASM4276789v1, whole genome shotgun sequence genomic window carries:
- the LOC113802891 gene encoding uncharacterized protein codes for MQVLKDLYEDYTKPHSLGGIQALLDAARTQLGKDNITQSDVKNALSSQRVYTLHRHTRKKFPRRQTMAIGPRKILTCDLADMRNLSRQNDKTNYLLVCVDVFSRYMQVRPLKSKNKTEVASALKSVLNTEDAKGLTHLFTDAGREFVNNTVNGLLREHKMQWYTTHSKEIKASIAERHIRTLKERIYKYLTLKDTLRYIDVLPDIVLAYNERAHAGLKGAAPLDVHRHYTRAQCQRLFRQMYARSLNVHIKKDLSHASNQNIKVGDTVRIAARSRTDAFRKGYEIQNTEEIFKIRQIDNRQNIVGYYLEDLSGEEVQGLFYREELVPTSLPSVYPYKILSSRWNRNKKQREYLVRWIGYPDKFNSYITIDDMQPAP; via the coding sequence GTTAGACGCCGCTCGCACGCAATTAGGAAAGGATAATATTACACAATCGGATGTGAAAAATGCTTTGTCATCACAGCGTGTGTATACTCTTCACAGACATACTCGCAAAAAATTCCCGCGTCGCCAAACAATGGCTATAGGACCTCGCAAAATCTTAACGTGTGATCTGGCAGACATGCGAAACTTATCAAGACAAAACGATAAAACCAACTATTTGctcgtgtgtgtagatgtgtttaGTCGTTATATGCAAGTAAGACCCTTAAAGAGTAAAAACAAGACGGAGGTTGCGAGCGCACTAAAATCGGTGTTAAATACTGAGGATGCTAAAGGTTTAACTCACCTCTTCACCGATGCAGGGCGAGAGTTTGTAAATAATACAGTGAACGGCTTACTGCGCGAACATAAGATGCAGTGGTATACCACGCATTCGAAGGAAATAAAGGCTAGCATTGCAGAGAGACACATCAGAACCCTCAAggaacgcatatataaatatttaacctTAAAAGATACGCTGAGGTATATCGACGTTCTCCCGGATATTGTTTTAGCCTATAATGAGCGCGCGCACGCGGGTTTGAAAGGCGCCGCGCCACTGGACGTGCACCGCCATTACACGCGGGCGCAGTGTCAACGTCTCTTTCGACAAATGTATGCTCGTTCATTGAATGTGCATATAAAAAAGGACCTATCGCATGCTAGCAATCAGAATATAAAGGTTGGGGACACTGTGCGCATCGCAGCGCGCTCTCGTACCGACGCATTTCGCAAGGGATATGAAATACAAAATACGGAGGAGATATTTAAAATTCGACAGATTGACAATCGTCAGAACATAGTCGGGTATTATCTGGAAGATTTAAGCGGTGAAGAAGTCCAAGGTTTGTTTTATCGAGAGGAGCTCGTCCCGACATCACTGCCAAGTGTTTACCCGTACAAGATCCTGTCATCGAGGtggaacagaaataaaaagcagAGAGAATATCTTGTTCGCTGGATTGGATATCCCGACAAATTCAATTCATACATTACGATTGATGACATGCAGCCTGCACCATGA